One segment of Candidatus Nitrospira nitrosa DNA contains the following:
- the folK gene encoding 2-amino-4-hydroxy-6-hydroxymethyldihydropteridine diphosphokinase, whose product METVFIGFGSNVGDRVDYCDRAVTLLSLLPHSRLRGVSLLYETEPVRGRTDPGDGWFLNGVVQLETDIKPRSLLTTLQEIERALGRDDDDRSGPRTIDLDILFYGECVIKEPGLTIPHPRLHQRRFVLMPMNELDPQWVHPTFRRSVAHLLTEVSDESHAQLLFPQPSTRYGSRPTCHVPPGS is encoded by the coding sequence ATGGAGACGGTCTTCATCGGATTCGGATCGAATGTCGGAGATCGGGTGGACTATTGCGATCGGGCGGTGACGCTGCTCAGTCTTCTGCCTCATTCTCGATTGCGGGGCGTGTCCTTGCTCTATGAGACGGAACCAGTGCGTGGCCGGACCGATCCAGGGGATGGCTGGTTTTTAAATGGAGTGGTGCAGCTAGAAACGGATATTAAGCCACGTAGCCTCCTCACGACGCTGCAGGAGATCGAACGCGCTCTCGGGAGGGACGATGATGACCGGTCGGGGCCTCGCACGATCGATCTTGACATCCTCTTTTACGGCGAGTGCGTCATCAAAGAACCAGGGTTGACTATTCCTCATCCTCGGCTCCATCAACGTCGATTTGTTCTCATGCCGATGAACGAGCTGGATCCGCAGTGGGTCCATCCTACGTTCAGGCGATCAGTGGCACACCTCTTGACGGAAGTCTCAGACGAGTCTCATGCCCAACTCTTGTTCCCTCAGCCTTCCACCAGATACGGGTCGCGCCCGACCTGTCACGTCCCTCCCGGTTCATGA
- the panC gene encoding pantoate--beta-alanine ligase: MKIIRSPAAMTAWSEALRREGVTVGFVPTMGALHEGHRTLIHEARLRCDALVVSIFVNPTQFGPREDLAKYPRPISHDRAICRQEGVDVCFEPTAEAMYPTGFQTTVTVPAIARRWEGEVRPHHFAGVATVVTKLLGIVRPHQALFGQKDFQQSVLVQQLVKDLNLGVDIAVRPTVREQDGLAMSSRNVYLSPDERRRAVTLYKSLQAGAEVIRAGGRDAKTVGLAMAQVVSQESTITTDYLTVCDPRTLEPVSSVTSRVVLLGAVRLGSVRLIDNLLVSAPRRAS, translated from the coding sequence ATGAAGATCATTCGCTCACCCGCAGCCATGACCGCCTGGAGTGAAGCGCTCAGGCGCGAAGGTGTCACGGTCGGGTTTGTCCCGACGATGGGTGCGCTGCATGAGGGGCATCGAACGTTGATTCATGAGGCACGGCTACGATGTGACGCACTCGTGGTGAGTATCTTCGTGAATCCGACCCAGTTCGGTCCTCGGGAGGATCTGGCCAAGTATCCCCGCCCCATTTCGCACGACCGAGCGATCTGTCGACAGGAAGGCGTTGATGTCTGCTTCGAGCCGACCGCAGAGGCCATGTATCCAACTGGCTTTCAAACGACGGTGACGGTTCCGGCAATCGCCCGTCGATGGGAAGGTGAGGTCCGCCCGCATCATTTCGCCGGCGTTGCAACCGTCGTCACCAAACTGCTTGGAATTGTTCGACCACATCAGGCACTGTTTGGACAAAAGGACTTTCAGCAATCCGTACTGGTTCAGCAGCTGGTGAAGGATCTCAATCTCGGTGTTGATATTGCGGTCCGTCCGACCGTGCGTGAGCAGGATGGGCTGGCCATGAGTTCCCGAAATGTCTACCTCTCACCGGATGAACGACGTCGAGCAGTGACGCTGTACAAGAGTCTTCAAGCTGGTGCCGAAGTGATCAGAGCAGGAGGCAGAGACGCAAAGACCGTCGGGTTGGCGATGGCGCAGGTTGTCAGCCAGGAATCAACCATCACGACCGACTATCTCACGGTGTGTGACCCTCGCACACTCGAGCCTGTATCTTCCGTGACCTCGCGAGTGGTACTGCTTGGTGCCGTACGTCTTGGCTCCGTTCGCTTGATCGATAACCTCCTGGTCAGTGCTCCTCGCCGAGCTTCTTAG
- a CDS encoding PilZ domain-containing protein, translating to MKDLHCPNCGTPFVRVIPDEGAIGRVLTRLNYFPFRCQLCTTHFRAFRNQVQTATSPTDRRQYERLPVSLRANLLADNAVRIDNRVTDISMGGCTLETTRTLPQGTFVELVIKPASDEEPIKIGTAVVCSSRPESMGIRFMEMVTDDKNRLSQVILSLLVGQSLHQNLFT from the coding sequence ATGAAAGATCTACACTGTCCGAATTGCGGAACACCCTTCGTTCGAGTGATCCCCGACGAAGGCGCCATAGGGCGGGTCCTCACTCGCTTGAACTACTTTCCATTCCGATGCCAGCTGTGCACGACACACTTTCGCGCCTTCCGCAATCAGGTCCAGACTGCGACCTCCCCCACCGATCGCCGTCAATATGAACGCCTTCCGGTGTCGCTTCGTGCCAATCTACTCGCGGACAACGCAGTCCGGATCGACAATCGGGTGACGGATATCTCCATGGGTGGCTGCACCCTCGAAACCACAAGGACCCTCCCGCAGGGGACATTCGTCGAGCTTGTCATCAAGCCGGCCTCCGACGAGGAACCGATTAAGATCGGGACAGCCGTGGTCTGCTCATCACGACCAGAATCGATGGGCATTCGATTCATGGAGATGGTGACGGACGATAAGAATCGCCTCAGTCAAGTGATCCTCAGTCTGCTGGTAGGACAAAGCCTCCATCAGAACCTTTTCACATAA
- a CDS encoding pyrophosphohydrolase domain-containing protein, whose amino-acid sequence MISEQAMVEAFHSKFEILIQTAPTNVNEDTKRLRVRLIQEEFDELKEAMATGDLAAVAKEMADLLYVTYGTAVSYGIDMEPVFQEVHRSNLSKVGGYKRADGKWVKPPTYSPADIVSILEAQQEHASAEQPCDHEAVAGAPRSS is encoded by the coding sequence ATGATCAGCGAACAGGCCATGGTGGAAGCATTTCACAGCAAGTTTGAGATTTTGATACAGACCGCCCCCACGAATGTGAATGAGGACACGAAGCGCCTTCGAGTCCGACTGATTCAGGAAGAATTCGACGAATTGAAAGAGGCCATGGCCACTGGAGACCTGGCTGCCGTGGCGAAAGAAATGGCGGACCTGCTCTATGTGACCTACGGCACCGCTGTGTCATATGGAATTGATATGGAACCGGTCTTCCAGGAAGTGCATCGGTCGAATCTAAGTAAAGTCGGTGGATACAAGCGGGCGGATGGGAAATGGGTGAAACCCCCCACCTACTCACCCGCTGATATCGTGTCAATTCTTGAGGCACAGCAGGAGCACGCGTCGGCGGAGCAGCCATGTGATCATGAAGCTGTCGCCGGTGCTCCTCGGAGTTCATGA
- a CDS encoding DNA recombination protein RmuC, producing MDQFLTGLAPSNLIGFVTGLFLGGVVIGLWVTSRLRPLAQRAEATADELRKQVDQERTVTFSIRQELAAVQQARVAAETRIEDAARQLVEQRALIDHTRHELIGSFQALSGEALKQNNEAFLKLAAVSFESLHVKADGDLAQRQQAIDGLVRPLQDSLHRYNEELRLLEQSRQSAYGGLDQHLRSLADSQHRLQQETGNLVKALRAPAIRGQWGELTLKRVAELAGMVDHCDFVEQLSVTGDEGRLRPDMVVQLPGGRQIIVDAKTVLSAYLDAHEAQNEAQQADALRRHAAQVKSRMDELSLKAYWTQFDRTPEFVVLFLPGEQFLGAALDQNPRLIEEGFANGIVLATPSTLIALLRAVAYGWRQERMTAHAEEAGRLGKELYERMAVLAGHMNDVGQSLGKSVSSYNRAIGSLETRILPAARRFKELGVSSDREIPVLEPTEVVPRKTLPLEME from the coding sequence ATGGATCAATTTTTAACAGGTCTGGCTCCGAGTAACCTGATAGGGTTTGTGACCGGGCTGTTCCTTGGCGGTGTGGTGATAGGGCTGTGGGTCACGAGCCGCCTACGACCTCTTGCGCAACGAGCCGAAGCGACTGCGGACGAGCTACGAAAACAGGTGGACCAAGAACGAACTGTGACATTCTCGATCCGTCAAGAGTTGGCAGCGGTTCAACAGGCTCGGGTCGCCGCTGAAACCAGAATAGAAGACGCCGCGCGACAGCTGGTGGAACAGCGGGCCTTGATCGATCATACCCGCCACGAACTCATCGGATCGTTTCAAGCGTTGTCCGGCGAAGCGTTGAAGCAAAACAATGAAGCGTTCTTGAAACTCGCCGCCGTGTCCTTCGAAAGCCTGCATGTCAAAGCAGATGGTGATCTCGCTCAACGACAACAGGCCATTGATGGATTGGTTCGCCCCCTTCAAGATTCCCTTCACCGCTACAATGAAGAGTTACGGTTACTCGAACAGTCTCGCCAGTCAGCCTACGGTGGATTGGATCAGCATCTGAGATCACTGGCCGACTCCCAGCACCGGTTGCAACAAGAGACAGGCAACTTGGTCAAGGCTCTGCGCGCTCCGGCGATACGAGGCCAGTGGGGTGAGCTCACGTTGAAACGTGTTGCCGAGCTCGCCGGCATGGTGGACCACTGCGATTTTGTGGAGCAACTCTCCGTCACCGGCGACGAGGGGCGACTCCGTCCGGACATGGTGGTTCAGCTGCCGGGAGGGCGACAAATCATCGTCGACGCCAAAACAGTTCTTTCTGCGTACCTCGACGCCCATGAGGCGCAGAATGAGGCGCAACAAGCCGACGCCTTGCGCCGTCACGCCGCCCAGGTCAAGAGCCGTATGGATGAATTGTCGTTGAAGGCTTATTGGACGCAGTTTGACCGAACCCCTGAATTCGTTGTGCTCTTCCTGCCCGGCGAGCAATTTCTCGGCGCCGCGTTGGATCAGAACCCCAGACTCATTGAAGAAGGGTTCGCAAATGGGATCGTCTTGGCCACCCCCTCGACCCTCATTGCGTTGCTCCGTGCGGTGGCCTACGGCTGGCGCCAGGAACGAATGACCGCCCATGCTGAAGAAGCAGGTCGTCTCGGGAAAGAGCTCTACGAACGGATGGCGGTGTTGGCCGGGCATATGAACGATGTCGGTCAATCACTCGGGAAAAGCGTCTCGTCCTACAATCGCGCCATTGGTTCATTAGAAACACGCATTCTCCCGGCAGCACGCAGATTTAAAGAATTGGGTGTCTCCTCCGATCGGGAGATCCCCGTCCTTGAACCGACGGAAGTGGTCCCACGGAAAACGTTACCGCTAGAGATGGAATGA